Proteins from one Ipomoea triloba cultivar NCNSP0323 chromosome 1, ASM357664v1 genomic window:
- the LOC116014849 gene encoding cyclin-L1-1 isoform X1, translated as MIYTAIDTFYLTDEQLKNSPSRRDGIDEATETTLQIFGCDLIQESEILLKLPQAVMATGQVLFHRFYCKKSFARFKVKMVAASCVWLASKLEECPRKARQVLIVFHRMECRRENLPIEHLDTSSKEYVDLKADLIRTERHLLKEMGFICHVELPHKFISNYIAILGMPDELIQEAWNLANDSLRTTLCLRFKSEVVACGVVYAAARRFHIPLPENPPWWKAFDADKAGIDEVCRVLAQLYNLPNK; from the exons ATGATTTACACAGCAATCGACACTTTTTACCTAACAGATGAACAACTTAAGAACTCCCCTTCTCGGAGAGATGGAATAGATGAAGCTACTGAGACTACCCTTCAAATCTTTGGATGTGATCTTATTCAAGAAAGTGAGATTTTGTTGAAACT ACCTCAAGCTGTTATGGCCACTGGTCAAGTACTATTCCACCGCTTTTACTGCAAGAAGTCATTTGCTCGTTTTAAGGTGAAG ATGGTTGCTGCTAGTTGTGTGTGGCTTGCCTCAAAACTTGAAGAGTGTCCTAGAAAAGCCAGGCAGGTCCTCATTGTTTTCCACAGAATGGAATGTCGGCGGGAGAATTTACCCATAGAACATTTGGATACTTCTTCAAAG GAATATGTTGATCTGAAGGCAGATTTGATCAGAACGGAAAGGCACCTCCTGAAAGAGATGGGTTTCATCTGCCATGTTGAACTCCCCCACAAATTTATATCAAATTATATTGCAATTCTTGGAATGCCTGATGAACTGATACAGGAAGCATGGAATCTTGCAAATGACAG TTTACGCACAACTCTCTGTCTTAGATTTAAGAGTGAAGTTGTGGCTTGTGGAGTTGTGTATGCTGCAGCCCGGAGATTTCATATACCCTTGCCTGAGAATCCTCCATGGTGGAAAGCATTTGATGCAGATAAGGCTGGGATTGACGAGGTTTGCCGAGTTCTGGCCCAACTTTACAATCTTCCAAATAAATAA
- the LOC116014849 gene encoding cyclin-L1-1 isoform X4 — MKLLRLPFKSLDVILFKKMLFSLWINTWLMYLLNVVICRPQAVMATGQVLFHRFYCKKSFARFKMVAASCVWLASKLEECPRKARQVLIVFHRMECRRENLPIEHLDTSSKEYVDLKADLIRTERHLLKEMGFICHVELPHKFISNYIAILGMPDELIQEAWNLANDSLRTTLCLRFKSEVVACGVVYAAARRFHIPLPENPPWWKAFDADKAGIDEVCRVLAQLYNLPNK, encoded by the exons ATGAAGCTACTGAGACTACCCTTCAAATCTTTGGATGTGATCTTATTCAAGAAA ATGCTATTTTCTTTATGGATCAACACATGGCTTATGTATCTCCTTAATGTGGTTATCTGCAGACCTCAAGCTGTTATGGCCACTGGTCAAGTACTATTCCACCGCTTTTACTGCAAGAAGTCATTTGCTCGTTTTAAG ATGGTTGCTGCTAGTTGTGTGTGGCTTGCCTCAAAACTTGAAGAGTGTCCTAGAAAAGCCAGGCAGGTCCTCATTGTTTTCCACAGAATGGAATGTCGGCGGGAGAATTTACCCATAGAACATTTGGATACTTCTTCAAAG GAATATGTTGATCTGAAGGCAGATTTGATCAGAACGGAAAGGCACCTCCTGAAAGAGATGGGTTTCATCTGCCATGTTGAACTCCCCCACAAATTTATATCAAATTATATTGCAATTCTTGGAATGCCTGATGAACTGATACAGGAAGCATGGAATCTTGCAAATGACAG TTTACGCACAACTCTCTGTCTTAGATTTAAGAGTGAAGTTGTGGCTTGTGGAGTTGTGTATGCTGCAGCCCGGAGATTTCATATACCCTTGCCTGAGAATCCTCCATGGTGGAAAGCATTTGATGCAGATAAGGCTGGGATTGACGAGGTTTGCCGAGTTCTGGCCCAACTTTACAATCTTCCAAATAAATAA
- the LOC116014849 gene encoding cyclin-L1-1 isoform X2 has product MIYTAIDTFYLTDEQLKNSPSRRDGIDEATETTLQIFGCDLIQESEILLKLPQAVMATGQVLFHRFYCKKSFARFKMVAASCVWLASKLEECPRKARQVLIVFHRMECRRENLPIEHLDTSSKEYVDLKADLIRTERHLLKEMGFICHVELPHKFISNYIAILGMPDELIQEAWNLANDSLRTTLCLRFKSEVVACGVVYAAARRFHIPLPENPPWWKAFDADKAGIDEVCRVLAQLYNLPNK; this is encoded by the exons ATGATTTACACAGCAATCGACACTTTTTACCTAACAGATGAACAACTTAAGAACTCCCCTTCTCGGAGAGATGGAATAGATGAAGCTACTGAGACTACCCTTCAAATCTTTGGATGTGATCTTATTCAAGAAAGTGAGATTTTGTTGAAACT ACCTCAAGCTGTTATGGCCACTGGTCAAGTACTATTCCACCGCTTTTACTGCAAGAAGTCATTTGCTCGTTTTAAG ATGGTTGCTGCTAGTTGTGTGTGGCTTGCCTCAAAACTTGAAGAGTGTCCTAGAAAAGCCAGGCAGGTCCTCATTGTTTTCCACAGAATGGAATGTCGGCGGGAGAATTTACCCATAGAACATTTGGATACTTCTTCAAAG GAATATGTTGATCTGAAGGCAGATTTGATCAGAACGGAAAGGCACCTCCTGAAAGAGATGGGTTTCATCTGCCATGTTGAACTCCCCCACAAATTTATATCAAATTATATTGCAATTCTTGGAATGCCTGATGAACTGATACAGGAAGCATGGAATCTTGCAAATGACAG TTTACGCACAACTCTCTGTCTTAGATTTAAGAGTGAAGTTGTGGCTTGTGGAGTTGTGTATGCTGCAGCCCGGAGATTTCATATACCCTTGCCTGAGAATCCTCCATGGTGGAAAGCATTTGATGCAGATAAGGCTGGGATTGACGAGGTTTGCCGAGTTCTGGCCCAACTTTACAATCTTCCAAATAAATAA
- the LOC116014849 gene encoding cyclin-L1-1 isoform X5, whose translation MATGQVLFHRFYCKKSFARFKVKMVAASCVWLASKLEECPRKARQVLIVFHRMECRRENLPIEHLDTSSKEYVDLKADLIRTERHLLKEMGFICHVELPHKFISNYIAILGMPDELIQEAWNLANDSLRTTLCLRFKSEVVACGVVYAAARRFHIPLPENPPWWKAFDADKAGIDEVCRVLAQLYNLPNK comes from the exons ATGGCCACTGGTCAAGTACTATTCCACCGCTTTTACTGCAAGAAGTCATTTGCTCGTTTTAAGGTGAAG ATGGTTGCTGCTAGTTGTGTGTGGCTTGCCTCAAAACTTGAAGAGTGTCCTAGAAAAGCCAGGCAGGTCCTCATTGTTTTCCACAGAATGGAATGTCGGCGGGAGAATTTACCCATAGAACATTTGGATACTTCTTCAAAG GAATATGTTGATCTGAAGGCAGATTTGATCAGAACGGAAAGGCACCTCCTGAAAGAGATGGGTTTCATCTGCCATGTTGAACTCCCCCACAAATTTATATCAAATTATATTGCAATTCTTGGAATGCCTGATGAACTGATACAGGAAGCATGGAATCTTGCAAATGACAG TTTACGCACAACTCTCTGTCTTAGATTTAAGAGTGAAGTTGTGGCTTGTGGAGTTGTGTATGCTGCAGCCCGGAGATTTCATATACCCTTGCCTGAGAATCCTCCATGGTGGAAAGCATTTGATGCAGATAAGGCTGGGATTGACGAGGTTTGCCGAGTTCTGGCCCAACTTTACAATCTTCCAAATAAATAA
- the LOC116014849 gene encoding cyclin-L1-1 isoform X3: MKLLRLPFKSLDVILFKKMLFSLWINTWLMYLLNVVICRPQAVMATGQVLFHRFYCKKSFARFKVKMVAASCVWLASKLEECPRKARQVLIVFHRMECRRENLPIEHLDTSSKEYVDLKADLIRTERHLLKEMGFICHVELPHKFISNYIAILGMPDELIQEAWNLANDSLRTTLCLRFKSEVVACGVVYAAARRFHIPLPENPPWWKAFDADKAGIDEVCRVLAQLYNLPNK; this comes from the exons ATGAAGCTACTGAGACTACCCTTCAAATCTTTGGATGTGATCTTATTCAAGAAA ATGCTATTTTCTTTATGGATCAACACATGGCTTATGTATCTCCTTAATGTGGTTATCTGCAGACCTCAAGCTGTTATGGCCACTGGTCAAGTACTATTCCACCGCTTTTACTGCAAGAAGTCATTTGCTCGTTTTAAGGTGAAG ATGGTTGCTGCTAGTTGTGTGTGGCTTGCCTCAAAACTTGAAGAGTGTCCTAGAAAAGCCAGGCAGGTCCTCATTGTTTTCCACAGAATGGAATGTCGGCGGGAGAATTTACCCATAGAACATTTGGATACTTCTTCAAAG GAATATGTTGATCTGAAGGCAGATTTGATCAGAACGGAAAGGCACCTCCTGAAAGAGATGGGTTTCATCTGCCATGTTGAACTCCCCCACAAATTTATATCAAATTATATTGCAATTCTTGGAATGCCTGATGAACTGATACAGGAAGCATGGAATCTTGCAAATGACAG TTTACGCACAACTCTCTGTCTTAGATTTAAGAGTGAAGTTGTGGCTTGTGGAGTTGTGTATGCTGCAGCCCGGAGATTTCATATACCCTTGCCTGAGAATCCTCCATGGTGGAAAGCATTTGATGCAGATAAGGCTGGGATTGACGAGGTTTGCCGAGTTCTGGCCCAACTTTACAATCTTCCAAATAAATAA